One window of the Arthrobacter sp. D5-1 genome contains the following:
- a CDS encoding DeoR/GlpR family DNA-binding transcription regulator has translation MGTADRHRLIGELLRTREQATVDELVDATGASGATIRRDLEILAANGVLKRIHGGARSLLARGDNPGYGQRELEDHQAKTRIAEAVDGLINDREHVWLDSGSTATEIARRLGKRELTVMPMSLHGVEAMTGPHSGRAPQLILPGGSLIPGEQSFRGPMAEANIRSLRFDTAVVTPCALNLKDGLLAHDLDDAAVKRAGLESAARVIVASAGSKWNASAVALVAAMDAVDVIVTDQEPSPEDLARLNKLSVEVVIA, from the coding sequence ATGGGAACTGCTGACCGCCACCGGCTCATTGGCGAGCTGCTGCGCACGCGCGAACAAGCCACCGTGGATGAGCTCGTGGACGCCACAGGAGCATCGGGCGCCACGATCCGCCGTGACCTGGAGATCCTTGCTGCCAACGGAGTGCTGAAACGCATCCACGGTGGCGCCCGCAGCTTGCTGGCACGCGGAGACAACCCCGGCTACGGCCAACGTGAATTGGAAGACCACCAAGCCAAGACGCGCATTGCTGAGGCTGTTGACGGACTCATCAACGACCGCGAGCATGTGTGGCTGGACAGTGGATCCACTGCCACGGAGATCGCGCGCCGGTTGGGCAAGCGGGAACTGACGGTGATGCCCATGTCCCTCCACGGCGTCGAGGCCATGACGGGGCCCCATTCCGGCCGGGCGCCTCAGCTCATCCTTCCCGGCGGCAGCCTGATCCCGGGCGAGCAGTCTTTCCGGGGACCCATGGCCGAAGCCAACATCCGCTCGCTTAGGTTCGACACCGCCGTCGTGACCCCGTGTGCCCTCAACCTCAAGGACGGACTGCTGGCCCACGACCTTGATGATGCGGCCGTGAAACGCGCCGGTCTTGAATCCGCAGCGCGCGTGATCGTGGCCTCCGCAGGCAGCAAATGGAATGCCAGTGCAGTAGCTTTGGTCGCAGCCATGGACGCCGTGGACGTGATCGTGACCGACCAAGAACCCTCCCCAGAAGATCTCGCCCGGCTCAATAAACTCTCCGTGGAAGTTGTGATTGCATGA